A region of the Elusimicrobiota bacterium genome:
TGCCGAACAAAGCGCCAAAAAATAGTCCCAAAACGTTGTCAATGTTTCCTAAAACAGCATCTCTTACCAGCCGTCCCACAATTGAACCCGCCAAGATTGTGGCTATGGCAACCAGGACTAAGACCAAATAAAAATTCATTCCCAGCATATCGCAGTATTTTTTGGCAACATACAGCCCGAAATACCCGCTCAAAATATAAAAAAATGTTGAAATGATCCCCGTTTTAAAACCAATGACACAAAACACTAAAACCAAAACTCCTACAATGATATCATAACCGTTAAATCCGTTGAATCCGTTTAACATTGAATTATTCAACCCCTGAAACAGA
Encoded here:
- a CDS encoding CvpA family protein: MLNGFNGFNGYDIIVGVLVLVFCVIGFKTGIISTFFYILSGYFGLYVAKKYCDMLGMNFYLVLVLVAIATILAGSIVGRLVRDAVLGNIDNVLGLFFGALFGIMVISIVMFPVMDKLSWRNQVYVVTSYSGGNIIPWVQKMLPPIKEVSLNEIKGMIAKQKNITQDFAEEQVKSVEKKIKTIKKEAKKRMRLKK